A single genomic interval of Croceibacter atlanticus HTCC2559 harbors:
- a CDS encoding Rab family GTPase has product MSSAKKIVILGQFGVGKTSLTRRFVDQAFSEDYLVTLGVQIKKKTLTLKNGDELSLIIWDIEGTRSVKDTRASYLLGSQAIIYVFDVTRIETYENLAEEIEILKQHNIPIKVLANKSDLADIKSVLKYVKEHNLDINYFTSAKSGKNVDKAFNELANELGV; this is encoded by the coding sequence ATGAGTAGCGCAAAAAAAATAGTCATACTGGGTCAGTTTGGAGTTGGTAAAACCTCCTTAACAAGACGTTTTGTAGATCAGGCTTTTTCTGAAGACTACTTAGTTACATTAGGTGTACAGATAAAAAAGAAAACATTAACTCTTAAAAATGGAGATGAGTTATCTTTAATAATATGGGATATAGAAGGCACCCGTTCTGTAAAAGATACTAGAGCATCATATCTGCTAGGATCACAAGCAATAATATATGTGTTTGATGTAACTAGAATTGAAACCTATGAAAATTTAGCTGAAGAGATAGAGATCTTAAAACAACACAATATCCCTATTAAGGTATTGGCTAATAAATCAGATTTAGCCGACATTAAGTCTGTCTTAAAATATGTAAAAGAACATAACCTTGATATAAATTACTTTACAAGTGCTAAATCTGGAAAAAATGTAGATAAAGCTTTTAATGAACTTGCAAATGAGCTTGGCGTATGA
- a CDS encoding hybrid sensor histidine kinase/response regulator, whose amino-acid sequence MTNSTSIYSRINTQEVFCDLEGKIIDFNNNIFNFKKGDNIFESHPFFESIAAVIMDNPNTIDSFPCVHLDINQQDRICDVSFKKEAHQLTVTLIDYTEPYKELNTIAQERNESIIAKQMLVLKNQQLEQQNRFKNKFLANISHEIRTPLTAIVGFSELLKKTNLNFEQLGLLDVITNASEQLTATINDMLDIAKIELGELKISNEEINLKEVILDIAKVYKEKAKSKGINFSVEYDEEILSNTIGDKLRIQQVLGNLLENAIKFTNVGNVSLVVKKSFQRANKIGVDFYVEDTGQGIPEDHLRSVFESFHQVNASEKQKGTGLGLAITKTLVEALEGKIQVESELGKGSQFRVYLPFKLNLRTSPKTIGKSIETSVFKDNKKYNLLLVDNSEINQLLVVKSLLNHGGFYVDVAQDGEKALQYIQVRDYDIILMDLKMPNLDGFETTRAIRSLKDRDLKKIPIVALTAFASQDQKKACLKAGMNAYISKPFKQEELISVVEKIFLKANNK is encoded by the coding sequence ATGACAAATTCAACCAGTATTTATTCTAGAATAAACACACAAGAAGTGTTTTGCGACCTAGAAGGAAAAATTATCGATTTCAATAATAACATCTTCAATTTTAAAAAAGGAGATAATATTTTTGAAAGCCATCCATTTTTTGAAAGCATTGCTGCAGTAATTATGGATAATCCAAATACTATAGATTCATTTCCTTGTGTTCATTTAGACATTAATCAACAAGATAGGATATGCGATGTCTCTTTTAAAAAAGAAGCACACCAACTTACAGTTACATTAATAGACTATACAGAACCTTATAAGGAATTAAATACAATAGCTCAGGAACGAAATGAATCTATTATTGCTAAGCAAATGTTGGTGTTAAAAAACCAGCAGTTAGAACAGCAAAACAGGTTTAAAAATAAATTCCTAGCTAATATAAGTCACGAAATAAGAACACCTTTAACTGCTATTGTTGGCTTTTCAGAATTATTAAAAAAAACCAATCTTAATTTTGAACAATTAGGATTATTAGATGTAATTACCAACGCTAGTGAGCAGTTAACTGCTACAATTAATGATATGTTGGATATTGCCAAGATAGAGTTAGGTGAGCTTAAAATTTCGAATGAAGAGATAAATTTAAAAGAAGTTATCCTAGATATAGCTAAGGTTTACAAAGAAAAAGCTAAAAGTAAGGGCATAAATTTTTCTGTAGAGTATGATGAGGAAATCCTTAGTAATACTATAGGAGATAAATTAAGAATTCAACAAGTATTAGGTAACCTTTTAGAAAATGCCATTAAGTTTACCAATGTTGGTAATGTCTCTTTGGTGGTTAAGAAAAGTTTTCAAAGAGCTAATAAAATAGGTGTAGATTTTTATGTTGAAGATACTGGGCAAGGTATTCCAGAAGATCATTTACGTTCTGTTTTTGAAAGTTTTCATCAAGTGAATGCTTCAGAAAAACAAAAGGGTACGGGCTTAGGTTTGGCAATTACAAAAACCTTGGTAGAAGCCTTAGAAGGAAAAATACAAGTAGAGAGTGAGCTAGGCAAAGGCAGTCAGTTTAGAGTGTATTTACCATTTAAATTAAACTTAAGAACGTCTCCAAAAACAATAGGTAAATCTATAGAGACATCTGTATTTAAAGACAATAAAAAATACAATTTACTACTTGTCGATAACAGTGAAATAAACCAACTGTTAGTTGTAAAATCCCTTTTAAATCATGGTGGTTTTTATGTAGATGTAGCTCAAGACGGAGAAAAAGCCCTACAATACATTCAAGTAAGAGATTATGACATTATTCTTATGGATCTTAAAATGCCAAACTTAGATGGTTTTGAAACCACTAGGGCTATACGTTCATTAAAAGATAGAGATTTAAAGAAAATACCAATAGTTGCACTTACCGCGTTTGCCTCTCAAGATCAAAAGAAAGCTTGTCTTAAAGCTGGAATGAACGCATATATATCTAAGCCTTTTAAGCAAGAGGAACTTATTTCGGTGGTCGAAAAAATCTTTTTAAAAGCAAATAACAAATAG
- a CDS encoding ligase-associated DNA damage response DEXH box helicase codes for MNRKELLLVAEQWFKDQGWSPFPFQKQTWQAFLKGQHGLLNAPTGSGKTYALWFPILLNYIKNNSEYKTKHKKGLKAIWITPLRSLSQEIKQASERVINGLDLPLTVGIRTGDTSPKDRAKQKRAMPDLLITTPESLQLLLSSKGYDKVFKDCSAIVVDEWHELLGTKRGVQMELALSRLKTVASTLRIWGISATIGNLDQAREVLLGPQTMAFQNSVLIKANINKKIVVKSIIPDKMETFPWRGHLGLHLLDEVIPILKASKSTLLFTNTRSQCEIWFQRILEKHPEFAGEMAMHHGSINKDTRLWVEDAIRNETLKAVVCTSSLDLGVDFAPVETIIQIGGPKGVARFLQRAGRSGHQPGKTSVIHFLPTHAMELVEASALQKAVKTKAVEDRLPYLLSYDVLLQHLTTLAVSNGFLPKDIYPEIASTFCFQGLTQEDFQWLCNYLVMGAQSLQAYDEYKKVEVEDNGLFKVNNKGVAMRHRLQIGTIVGDANLTVKYQTGGYIGMVEEYFASKLTRGDVFTFAGRNLEFIRIKGMQVHVKNSNKRTNRVPAWMGGRLTFSAQMSELLRNELYLAATNSNKQSRELKSLAHIFKQQRKESCIPKDNQFLIETFKTREGYHNVFYPFEGRFVHEAMGSLLAYRISLLSPITFSLAFNDYGFEILSDKEVDINEVIDNNLFTSEYLLDDLQNSLNATEMARRKFRDIAVISGMVFTGYPNRSVKMKHLQSNSQLLFDVFRDYEADNLLFQQAFRETFEHSLEEGRLREALERIKLQQIVWKPCSKPTPFSFPIITDRLREKLSSEKLADRIKRMIATLSK; via the coding sequence ATGAATAGAAAGGAACTTTTATTAGTAGCAGAGCAGTGGTTTAAAGACCAAGGATGGTCACCTTTTCCTTTTCAAAAACAAACGTGGCAAGCTTTTTTAAAAGGACAACATGGGTTGTTAAATGCACCTACTGGAAGCGGAAAAACCTATGCGCTTTGGTTTCCAATTTTGCTTAATTACATAAAAAACAATTCTGAGTATAAAACCAAACATAAAAAAGGGCTAAAAGCTATTTGGATTACGCCATTAAGATCGTTATCACAAGAAATAAAACAAGCAAGTGAGCGTGTTATAAATGGTTTAGACTTACCACTTACAGTAGGTATTCGTACTGGAGACACCTCTCCAAAAGATCGGGCTAAACAAAAACGAGCAATGCCAGACCTGCTAATTACAACACCAGAAAGTTTACAACTATTGCTTTCCTCTAAAGGTTATGATAAGGTATTTAAAGATTGCTCAGCTATTGTAGTTGATGAATGGCACGAGCTTCTAGGCACAAAACGTGGCGTACAAATGGAGTTAGCCTTATCAAGATTAAAAACAGTTGCTTCCACACTAAGAATTTGGGGTATTTCTGCTACAATAGGTAATTTAGACCAAGCTAGAGAAGTACTCTTGGGACCACAAACAATGGCGTTTCAAAATTCAGTATTAATAAAGGCAAACATTAATAAAAAGATTGTTGTTAAGAGTATTATTCCAGATAAAATGGAAACATTTCCTTGGCGCGGTCACCTTGGTCTTCATTTATTAGATGAGGTAATTCCTATCTTAAAAGCTTCAAAATCTACGTTATTATTTACAAATACACGTAGCCAATGTGAAATTTGGTTTCAGAGAATATTAGAAAAACATCCTGAATTTGCTGGAGAAATGGCAATGCATCACGGTAGTATAAATAAAGATACAAGACTTTGGGTTGAAGACGCCATAAGAAACGAAACCCTAAAAGCAGTGGTTTGTACATCGAGTTTAGATTTAGGTGTCGATTTTGCTCCAGTTGAAACAATAATTCAAATAGGTGGACCAAAAGGTGTTGCCAGATTTTTACAACGTGCAGGTCGTAGTGGCCACCAACCAGGAAAAACGAGTGTAATACATTTTTTGCCAACGCACGCTATGGAATTGGTTGAAGCTTCTGCATTGCAAAAAGCAGTAAAAACGAAGGCGGTTGAAGATAGGTTGCCATACCTTTTAAGCTACGATGTTTTACTTCAGCATTTAACAACTTTGGCAGTGTCTAATGGTTTTCTTCCAAAGGATATCTACCCAGAAATAGCTTCAACATTTTGCTTTCAAGGTTTAACTCAAGAAGATTTTCAATGGCTCTGCAACTATTTAGTAATGGGTGCACAGTCTTTACAGGCCTATGATGAGTACAAAAAAGTTGAGGTAGAAGATAATGGATTGTTTAAGGTAAACAATAAAGGTGTTGCTATGCGACACAGGTTGCAAATTGGGACCATTGTTGGAGATGCAAACCTTACTGTAAAATATCAAACTGGCGGCTATATTGGTATGGTAGAAGAATATTTTGCCTCTAAACTTACACGAGGTGATGTTTTTACGTTTGCTGGTAGAAACCTTGAATTTATTAGGATTAAAGGAATGCAAGTTCACGTTAAAAACAGTAATAAAAGGACTAATAGAGTGCCTGCTTGGATGGGCGGCCGCTTAACGTTTTCTGCTCAAATGTCTGAGTTGCTACGTAATGAATTGTATTTGGCGGCTACCAACTCAAATAAGCAATCGAGAGAGCTTAAATCGCTGGCGCATATATTTAAACAACAACGTAAAGAAAGCTGTATTCCTAAAGACAATCAATTTTTAATCGAAACTTTTAAAACAAGAGAAGGCTACCATAATGTATTTTATCCCTTTGAAGGTCGTTTTGTACACGAGGCTATGGGAAGTTTATTAGCTTATCGTATAAGCTTACTGTCTCCCATCACATTTTCATTAGCCTTTAATGATTATGGTTTCGAAATACTTTCAGATAAAGAGGTAGATATAAATGAGGTAATTGATAATAACTTGTTTACATCAGAATATTTATTAGATGATCTTCAAAACAGTTTAAACGCTACAGAAATGGCAAGGCGTAAGTTTAGAGATATAGCGGTAATAAGCGGTATGGTCTTTACAGGCTACCCAAACCGATCTGTAAAAATGAAGCACTTGCAAAGTAATTCGCAGTTATTATTTGATGTATTTAGAGATTATGAAGCAGACAATTTACTCTTTCAACAGGCTTTTAGAGAAACTTTTGAGCATTCTTTAGAAGAAGGCAGATTAAGAGAAGCCTTAGAGCGAATTAAATTACAGCAAATTGTATGGAAACCTTGCAGCAAACCAACTCCATTTAGTTTCCCTATAATTACAGACAGGTTACGTGAAAAGCTTTCCTCAGAAAAATTAGCAGACCGCATTAAGCGAATGATTGCCACGCTTTCCAAATAA
- a CDS encoding ligase-associated DNA damage response exonuclease: MINFSQMPKQPLLQFNSKGIYCAAAKVYLDPWKPVDKAIISHGHADHSRWGHKQYITHTSNVAIIKHRLGQDINVSGVKWGEQFVINNVKFSLFPAGHIIGSSQIRVEHKGEVWVFTGDYKTEDDGIAVPYEPIKCHSFITECTFGLPAFKWLPQKQVFNDINNWWQDNQDNGQTSVLFGYSLGKAQRLLKHLDPSIGKIFTHAAIENMTEVVRPLVHMPETIRITRDTKKEDLKGQMVLAPPSAHGSPWIKKMVPYVTGSASGWMTFRGARRRRAIDKGFVLSDHCDWQGLLSSIQATGAEKIICTHGYTDIFSRFLQEQGYDARTESTQFEGELAELETQKEEAS; this comes from the coding sequence ATGATTAATTTTAGTCAAATGCCAAAACAACCATTACTTCAGTTTAATTCAAAAGGAATTTATTGTGCAGCAGCCAAGGTATATCTAGATCCTTGGAAGCCTGTAGATAAGGCTATTATTTCCCATGGTCACGCAGACCATTCACGTTGGGGTCATAAACAGTATATTACGCATACAAGTAACGTTGCAATTATTAAGCATAGGCTTGGACAAGACATAAATGTAAGTGGTGTAAAATGGGGTGAGCAATTTGTAATAAACAATGTGAAATTTAGCTTATTTCCAGCAGGTCATATTATAGGAAGCTCCCAAATTAGAGTAGAGCATAAAGGTGAAGTTTGGGTGTTTACGGGAGATTATAAAACAGAAGATGATGGTATTGCTGTGCCATATGAGCCTATAAAGTGCCATTCATTTATAACAGAATGTACCTTTGGCCTTCCAGCATTTAAATGGTTGCCCCAAAAACAAGTGTTTAATGATATTAATAATTGGTGGCAAGACAATCAAGACAACGGTCAAACTTCAGTGTTGTTTGGATACAGTTTAGGAAAAGCACAACGTTTGTTAAAGCATTTAGATCCTAGTATTGGTAAGATTTTTACTCATGCAGCCATTGAAAATATGACCGAAGTAGTAAGACCACTAGTACATATGCCAGAAACTATAAGAATTACAAGAGACACAAAAAAAGAAGATCTAAAAGGGCAAATGGTTTTAGCACCACCAAGTGCTCATGGTAGTCCTTGGATTAAAAAAATGGTACCTTATGTTACAGGAAGTGCAAGTGGTTGGATGACGTTTAGAGGAGCAAGAAGAAGACGCGCAATAGATAAAGGGTTTGTGTTAAGCGATCATTGTGATTGGCAAGGGTTGCTCTCAAGTATACAGGCAACTGGTGCAGAAAAAATTATTTGCACGCACGGTTATACAGATATCTTTTCAAGGTTTTTACAAGAACAAGGTTATGACGCCAGAACAGAAAGCACGCAATTTGAAGGCGAGTTAGCAGAACTTGAAACACAAAAAGAAGAGGCATCGTGA
- the pdeM gene encoding ligase-associated DNA damage response endonuclease PdeM encodes MNKPITIQNHNFTLHPSGAMYWHEREMLLISDVHLGKVSHFRKHGSAVPKKAIAKNFEKLQDVIQSFAPKIICFLGDLFHSNLNTEWKLFEQWTSTQTAAIVLVVGNHDIISPDRYEELGVKLVSEWVLDGFLLTHIPEERDALYNFSGHIHPGIKLRGIGRQFLKLPAFFQRKCQLILPAFGEFTGNYIMTPDKDDVVFAVTPEEVILVNTQE; translated from the coding sequence GTGAATAAGCCAATTACTATACAAAACCACAATTTTACGCTTCACCCTAGCGGAGCTATGTATTGGCATGAAAGAGAAATGCTATTAATTTCTGACGTTCACTTAGGTAAGGTTTCACATTTTAGAAAACACGGTAGTGCAGTACCTAAAAAAGCAATTGCTAAAAACTTTGAAAAACTGCAAGATGTTATACAAAGTTTTGCTCCTAAAATAATTTGTTTCCTTGGTGACCTTTTTCATAGCAACCTTAATACAGAGTGGAAGCTTTTTGAACAATGGACAAGTACTCAAACTGCTGCTATTGTCTTGGTGGTAGGTAATCATGATATTATTTCTCCAGACAGATATGAGGAGTTGGGTGTAAAGCTTGTATCTGAGTGGGTTTTAGACGGCTTTCTTCTTACCCATATACCAGAAGAAAGAGATGCGCTATATAATTTTTCTGGACACATTCATCCAGGTATAAAATTAAGAGGAATAGGCAGGCAGTTCTTAAAATTACCAGCCTTTTTTCAAAGAAAATGCCAACTTATCTTACCAGCCTTTGGGGAGTTTACAGGTAACTATATTATGACTCCAGATAAAGACGACGTTGTATTTGCTGTTACTCCAGAAGAAGTTATCCTGGTAAATACTCAAGAGTAA
- a CDS encoding ATP-dependent DNA ligase, with protein sequence MKQFASLIKTLDSTNKTTKKVEALTQYFKTANAKDKLWTIAILSHRRPPRPVNTTLLRQWASELSGIPLWLFEESYHIVGDLAETIALVIPNAEEDSEKPLSQFLEEIVALKPRSEEEKKEYVVENWTSLNYYERFVFCKLITGSFRIGVSQKLMTRALSKATEIDEDILAYKLMGDWTPKSTTFQELILEENEEDYLSKPYPFYLAYAIEGEPKDLGNVKDWSAEHKWDGIRSQVIIRNDELFVWSRGEELVTDKYPEFKVFTEAIPNGTVIDGELLPFPNGEIGSFNDMQKRIGRKTVSKALLKKVPVILKAYDLLEWQGEDLRSKPFIERRKVLETLVNYVQTETLPLQLSERMSFSSWEEMAKERETSRDKKSEGLMLKRLDSPYLVGRKKGDWWKWKVDPLTIDGVLTYAMRGHGRRSNLFTDYTFGLWNDDKTELVTFAKAYSGLTDAEFRKVDAWIKKNTIERFGPVRSVKPHHVFEIAFEGIAESKRHKSGVATRFPRILRWRQDKPLEEANTLEDLKRLIP encoded by the coding sequence GTGAAACAGTTTGCATCACTTATTAAGACGCTTGATAGTACAAATAAAACCACAAAAAAAGTTGAGGCTTTAACACAGTACTTTAAAACAGCAAATGCAAAAGACAAACTCTGGACAATTGCCATTCTGTCTCACAGAAGGCCACCAAGGCCAGTAAACACAACATTGTTACGCCAATGGGCAAGTGAGCTGTCTGGAATTCCATTATGGCTTTTTGAGGAGTCATACCATATTGTAGGAGACTTGGCAGAAACAATAGCATTAGTAATTCCTAATGCAGAAGAAGACTCAGAGAAGCCCTTATCTCAGTTCTTAGAAGAAATAGTTGCCTTAAAACCCCGAAGTGAAGAAGAGAAAAAAGAATATGTAGTTGAAAACTGGACGTCCTTAAACTATTATGAACGTTTTGTGTTCTGTAAACTTATTACTGGTAGTTTTAGGATTGGTGTAAGCCAAAAATTAATGACACGAGCATTATCTAAAGCTACAGAAATAGACGAAGATATCTTGGCCTATAAACTTATGGGAGATTGGACTCCAAAATCCACTACTTTTCAGGAGTTAATTTTAGAAGAAAATGAAGAAGACTACCTAAGTAAGCCCTATCCATTTTATCTAGCTTATGCTATCGAAGGTGAACCAAAAGATTTAGGTAATGTAAAAGATTGGAGTGCAGAACATAAATGGGACGGTATACGAAGCCAAGTTATTATAAGAAATGACGAGCTTTTTGTGTGGAGTAGAGGCGAAGAGTTGGTAACAGATAAATATCCAGAATTTAAAGTGTTTACAGAGGCAATACCTAATGGCACTGTTATAGATGGTGAGTTGCTCCCTTTCCCCAATGGAGAAATTGGCTCTTTTAATGATATGCAAAAGCGTATTGGTAGAAAAACAGTGTCTAAGGCGCTTTTAAAGAAAGTGCCTGTTATCTTAAAGGCTTATGATTTATTAGAGTGGCAAGGAGAAGACTTAAGATCTAAACCATTTATTGAACGTAGAAAGGTTTTAGAAACTTTAGTTAATTACGTTCAGACAGAAACATTGCCTTTACAGCTAAGTGAGCGTATGAGTTTTTCCTCTTGGGAAGAAATGGCTAAAGAACGAGAAACGTCAAGAGATAAAAAATCTGAAGGCTTGATGCTAAAACGACTAGATTCTCCGTATTTAGTTGGTAGGAAAAAAGGTGATTGGTGGAAGTGGAAAGTAGATCCATTAACAATTGATGGCGTATTAACTTACGCAATGAGAGGTCATGGAAGACGAAGTAACCTGTTTACAGACTATACGTTTGGATTATGGAATGATGATAAAACAGAACTTGTAACCTTTGCAAAAGCCTATTCTGGACTTACAGATGCTGAGTTTAGAAAAGTTGATGCTTGGATTAAGAAAAATACTATTGAGCGCTTTGGTCCTGTAAGAAGTGTAAAGCCTCATCATGTTTTTGAAATTGCTTTTGAAGGGATTGCAGAGTCCAAAAGACACAAAAGTGGAGTAGCTACCCGTTTTCCGAGAATTTTAAGATGGCGACAAGATAAACCCTTAGAAGAGGCAAATACTTTAGAAGATTTAAAACGCTTAATTCCTTAA
- a CDS encoding fructose 1,6-bisphosphatase — MSKKETTTDQNGIIDSTSKLEAIKNLIFGENIQQYDSEFEALKKDIDAKREALQNYVDETRDELMKSIDSLSTDVNIRITELESTLEDKAEDLQAKKVDKDTLGDLLISLGEKIQKK; from the coding sequence ATGTCAAAAAAAGAAACAACTACCGATCAAAACGGAATTATAGATTCTACATCAAAGTTAGAAGCTATAAAAAATCTCATATTTGGTGAGAATATACAGCAATACGATTCAGAATTTGAAGCTTTAAAGAAAGACATTGACGCCAAAAGAGAAGCACTGCAAAACTATGTAGATGAAACTCGAGATGAGTTAATGAAAAGCATAGACTCTTTAAGTACAGATGTAAATATTAGAATTACTGAATTAGAAAGTACTCTTGAAGATAAAGCAGAAGACTTACAAGCTAAAAAAGTAGACAAAGACACTTTGGGAGATCTCTTAATTTCTTTGGGAGAAAAAATTCAAAAAAAATAG
- a CDS encoding GNAT family N-acetyltransferase has product MDFNAEIILEDVRVKLSPLSKKATKHLLQYSLNEPETWTYSLQQPNSESALETYIQTALQAKKEEKAYPFIVTDKRDNSIAGSTRLYDINRYHKTCSLGYTWYGKAYRGTGLNTHCKYLLLKFIFETLHFERVEFRADYNNARSIKAMKNIGATVEGVLRNNCTAPNGRRDSIVLSILSNEWFEEVQPMLLNRLNTE; this is encoded by the coding sequence ATGGACTTTAATGCTGAAATAATATTAGAAGATGTAAGGGTAAAATTAAGTCCGCTTTCAAAAAAGGCTACAAAGCACTTGTTGCAATATTCCTTAAATGAACCCGAAACTTGGACCTACTCATTACAGCAACCAAATTCAGAAAGTGCTTTAGAAACTTACATACAAACGGCATTACAAGCTAAAAAAGAAGAAAAAGCATATCCTTTTATAGTTACAGATAAACGCGATAATAGTATAGCTGGATCTACAAGGTTATATGATATAAATCGTTATCATAAAACCTGTTCTTTGGGCTATACGTGGTATGGTAAAGCTTACAGAGGTACAGGCTTAAATACCCATTGCAAATATCTGTTGCTAAAATTTATTTTCGAAACGCTACACTTTGAACGCGTGGAATTTAGGGCAGATTATAATAATGCGCGAAGCATAAAAGCAATGAAAAACATTGGAGCTACTGTCGAAGGTGTTTTACGAAATAATTGTACAGCTCCAAATGGCCGCAGAGATAGCATTGTGCTTAGTATTTTAAGTAACGAATGGTTTGAAGAAGTACAACCAATGTTATTAAATAGATTAAATACTGAATAG